Genomic segment of Methanolobus mangrovi:
TGTTGCAGGGGATATACTTTACAGACTGAGAATACCCATCATAGGAATAACTGATGGAGATATCGATGGTTTTTCGCATAATAAACACATATATCCAGGCTCAACTGTGCTCAGGTTACAGCCCGGAAGTGATGATATTGTCGGCAAAGAAATACGCAGGCAAATATTTGATGGAAAAGAGTTTGCCTATTTTGATTCGACAAATATCCTCAAGAATAAAATATTCACACTGGCGAACAATTTACTCATTTTTAGCACAGATTATTAATTATTAAGTGTTTTAATTTTGCGCATATATAACTTTAAATATAATAATGTCATAGTAAGTATTGGAGCTCGAAAGAGCGCCTGTCAAAAATAAAGGGGTTATTTGATTATGAAAGACTTTGAAGTAAAGATACTAGACGATACAGACTATAAGTTCATTGAAGCATTGAAAAGCCTGGGAATGTCAAGGAATGTTGCAACCACACTCACATACCTGTCAAATGTTAATGAGGCATCATCCCAGGAAATAGAAATGAGCACCGGTTTGAGACAGCCAGAGGTCAGCGTTGCCATGAGGCATATGCGTGAAAGAAGCTGGATCGATATCCACAACAAAAAGGCAGTTGGAAAGGGCAGACCTACAAAGATCTACCAGCTCTCCGCACCTGTTGAAGATATCATCAAACACTATGAACAGAAGATCATAGCAGACACAAAAACAACGATGGATGCCATCACCAAACTTAAAGATATTACCCAAAGAATGTAACGTTTTTGAGTGTGCCTGGTTAGAATCTATCCTTGTGATGCAATGCACATGATAGTCAATTTACCGGGCACTGCTATTCCATCAATAGGAACAGCTTTTTTTTCTTTTAAAAGAAGGACAGTTTCCTGGTTTATACCAAGAATGTCCAGTACGTGTTCATAAGTGGTCCCATTCGGAACATTCAACTGTTTGTCTGAAAAATCCGAATTGATCAATTCGATGTCAAGGTTTATAGTCACTCTGAAATCTCACCATCCGAGGATTTTAGATCTTTGAGGTTTTCCTGGATTAGCTTTGCATCTAGTTCTTCGTTTTTCTTATCGCCTTTACGTTCATAATCTCTTTTATGGAAGT
This window contains:
- a CDS encoding transcriptional regulator protein — translated: MKDFEVKILDDTDYKFIEALKSLGMSRNVATTLTYLSNVNEASSQEIEMSTGLRQPEVSVAMRHMRERSWIDIHNKKAVGKGRPTKIYQLSAPVEDIIKHYEQKIIADTKTTMDAITKLKDITQRM